One stretch of Roseimicrobium sp. ORNL1 DNA includes these proteins:
- a CDS encoding ATP-binding protein, which produces MMPKFASTLQFRLSAILLLFGAGLVMSNHVMQVRREEEVRRRSLELLAYSDGTRMSGVVQHLIARGMHHAVDLEMSYVSASPDLVRGVICDQHDVVQHSSKRQWTGLPLDETPLRIARPMIAQARQTMQGLIHEVDPGKRYLAVFPYLTGSYFTDKGLVILEYDLARAIAEARAHALNQTISRSFLLLAACLLLWLLLQHTVTSRVQQIISQAKAVGTGTPLPEPLHGNDELARISKSFFDAATNLRDTETRLQKMMENLRDVFWMAPLRGNAEPTVNDAYEVYWNRSRARLATHRWDWLHAVPSEERRRLLTLLRELQQGRESAEVELRLVQPDRPVRWLLVRAFVVKDHRNEPYALAGFAFDVTERKNVDKQLLLVAEEERRRIGSDLHDDVCQRLAAAKLKSGVLRKSLVVAHLPQAELAGELASDLALANNLVRGFARGLMPVASGVEDLSPAIQELGRFVTSSFQVPCEVYCSEGISQFDPEMSTHVYRIAQELAVNAAKHAQATQIEINLTQDERTLRLEVLNDGISFPANPPRSVGMGLHMVQRRVEVIGASISFQPRPGGGTKVVCEVPVANIASGTELVL; this is translated from the coding sequence ATGATGCCCAAGTTTGCCAGCACCCTGCAGTTCCGACTGTCCGCCATCCTGTTGCTTTTCGGCGCGGGACTGGTGATGTCGAATCACGTGATGCAGGTGCGGCGTGAGGAGGAGGTGCGCAGGAGGTCCCTGGAGCTGCTGGCGTATTCGGATGGCACGCGCATGTCCGGAGTCGTGCAGCACCTGATCGCGCGGGGGATGCATCACGCCGTGGATTTGGAGATGAGTTATGTCTCTGCCTCACCCGATCTGGTGCGGGGAGTGATCTGTGATCAGCATGATGTGGTGCAGCATTCCTCCAAGCGGCAATGGACTGGATTGCCGCTGGATGAGACGCCGCTGCGGATTGCGCGGCCCATGATTGCGCAGGCGAGGCAGACCATGCAGGGCCTGATTCACGAGGTGGATCCGGGGAAGCGCTATCTGGCGGTGTTTCCTTATCTGACGGGAAGTTACTTCACGGACAAGGGGCTGGTGATCCTGGAGTATGACCTTGCCCGTGCTATTGCCGAGGCGCGTGCGCATGCGTTGAACCAGACCATATCACGAAGCTTCCTGCTCCTGGCTGCGTGCCTTCTGCTGTGGCTGCTGTTGCAACATACGGTGACCTCGCGTGTGCAGCAGATCATTTCCCAGGCGAAGGCCGTGGGCACCGGGACACCGCTTCCCGAGCCGCTGCATGGCAATGATGAACTGGCGAGGATCTCGAAGAGCTTCTTCGATGCGGCGACCAACTTGCGCGATACGGAAACGCGGCTCCAAAAGATGATGGAGAATCTCCGTGATGTCTTCTGGATGGCGCCCTTGAGAGGAAACGCGGAACCCACCGTGAATGATGCCTATGAGGTGTACTGGAACCGCAGCCGGGCCCGGCTCGCGACGCACCGCTGGGACTGGCTCCATGCGGTACCCAGTGAAGAACGGCGTCGTCTTCTCACCCTGCTCCGTGAGCTGCAACAAGGGCGGGAATCCGCCGAAGTGGAACTCCGCCTGGTGCAGCCAGATCGTCCGGTGCGCTGGCTGCTGGTGCGTGCCTTCGTGGTGAAGGATCATCGCAATGAGCCCTATGCACTTGCGGGATTCGCCTTCGACGTGACGGAGCGGAAGAATGTGGACAAGCAGCTTCTGCTGGTGGCCGAGGAGGAGCGCCGGCGCATTGGAAGCGATTTGCACGATGATGTGTGCCAGCGTCTGGCTGCAGCGAAGCTCAAGAGCGGCGTGCTGCGCAAGAGCCTGGTGGTCGCTCATCTGCCTCAAGCAGAGCTCGCGGGTGAACTCGCCTCCGATCTTGCGCTCGCAAATAACCTGGTGCGGGGATTTGCGCGCGGTCTCATGCCGGTGGCGAGCGGCGTGGAAGACTTAAGTCCCGCCATCCAGGAGCTGGGGCGGTTCGTAACCAGTTCGTTCCAAGTGCCGTGTGAGGTCTATTGTTCGGAGGGTATCTCGCAGTTTGATCCCGAGATGAGCACGCACGTGTACCGCATAGCCCAGGAACTGGCGGTGAATGCGGCCAAGCATGCTCAAGCCACACAGATTGAAATCAATCTCACGCAGGATGAACGCACCCTGCGCCTGGAGGTTCTCAATGATGGTATATCTTTTCCTGCCAATCCTCCACGCAGTGTGGGCATGGGCCTTCACATGGTACAGCGTCGAGTGGAGGTCATTGGCGCAAGCATTTCCTTCCAGCCGAGACCGGGCGGAGGCACGAAAGTGGTCTGCGAGGTCCCGGTCGCAAACATTGCCAGCGGAACGGAGCTAGTCTTATGA
- a CDS encoding response regulator transcription factor translates to MKRTDTQDGMADVQRVAIVDDHTFMREGMKQFIDSLEGFECAWTAPNATDALTQLDTDMPDVLVVDITLPGRSGLELIKDVHALHPNLPLLVLSMHEETLYAHRAIKAGAKGYLMKSADYEVFERALRKVAAGKLWLSEDIADNILEAFTSGTSPKGTDGLDALTDREFEVFQLLGEGRSTPQIAEAMRISPKTVDVHRANIRAKLKLEDGAAVTRHAIRWGESNRLSASSARQP, encoded by the coding sequence ATGAAACGTACTGATACCCAAGATGGGATGGCCGACGTGCAGCGTGTGGCCATTGTAGACGATCACACTTTCATGCGGGAGGGCATGAAGCAGTTTATCGATAGTCTCGAAGGCTTTGAATGCGCCTGGACCGCGCCGAATGCCACCGATGCCCTCACGCAGCTCGATACGGACATGCCGGATGTCCTCGTGGTGGATATCACGCTGCCAGGTAGAAGCGGCCTTGAATTGATCAAGGACGTGCATGCCCTGCACCCGAATCTGCCTTTGCTCGTGCTCTCCATGCATGAAGAGACTCTTTATGCACATCGCGCCATCAAGGCGGGAGCGAAGGGTTACTTGATGAAAAGCGCGGACTATGAGGTCTTTGAGCGCGCGCTGCGCAAGGTGGCCGCGGGCAAGCTGTGGCTGAGTGAAGATATTGCGGATAACATTCTGGAGGCATTCACCAGCGGCACCTCACCCAAGGGAACGGATGGACTGGATGCGCTGACGGATCGTGAGTTTGAAGTGTTCCAGCTTCTTGGTGAAGGACGCAGCACACCGCAGATCGCGGAGGCTATGCGCATCAGCCCCAAGACTGTAGATGTGCACCGCGCCAATATTCGAGCCAAGCTGAAACTGGAAGATGGAGCCGCGGTTACGCGCCATGCCATTCGCTGGGGCGAGTCCAATCGATTGAGTGCTTCCTCCGCAAGACAGCCGTAA
- a CDS encoding ABC transporter substrate-binding protein: MTSRFSIVVVALLAAAFAAAGMFWPPVQWKTPLTVAVGTWPGVEPIALADELDFIPESITIMEMPWPSATMRAFENGAADVAVLTLDEMLRLADRGHDLRAILVLDVSRGADAIVAKPEITSIKALRGRRIGVGLTSIGSYVLARALGKEGMTLADVQVVPLNVAESAGAFVEQSLDAVVTSEPFRSKVIASGGTEIFSSKELPGELVRVLAVRTEVLESRIPALEQLVDGHFKGLEKLHDGAPASAIEAIARRESLTVARLREVFSLLHQPDRAENARLLSEGPEGLQYTIEKIGQFLALKGVIKEPRKDQPWTDARFVQP, translated from the coding sequence ATGACATCCCGGTTCTCCATTGTGGTGGTGGCTTTGCTGGCGGCAGCTTTTGCCGCGGCAGGGATGTTCTGGCCCCCGGTGCAGTGGAAGACTCCACTGACGGTGGCCGTGGGGACGTGGCCGGGAGTGGAACCTATTGCCCTGGCAGATGAGCTGGATTTCATCCCCGAGAGCATCACCATCATGGAGATGCCCTGGCCCTCCGCCACGATGCGGGCGTTTGAGAATGGAGCGGCGGACGTGGCGGTGTTGACTCTAGACGAGATGTTGAGGCTGGCGGATCGTGGCCACGACTTGCGTGCCATCCTCGTGCTGGATGTCTCCAGAGGGGCGGATGCCATTGTCGCAAAACCCGAGATCACGAGCATCAAGGCTCTGAGGGGGCGTAGAATAGGCGTCGGACTTACCTCGATAGGTTCCTATGTGCTGGCGCGGGCATTGGGCAAGGAAGGCATGACCCTGGCGGATGTACAGGTGGTCCCACTGAACGTCGCAGAGTCCGCAGGCGCATTTGTGGAGCAGAGTCTGGATGCCGTGGTGACCTCCGAGCCATTTCGCTCCAAGGTGATTGCGAGCGGTGGCACGGAGATCTTCAGCAGCAAGGAACTTCCCGGAGAACTGGTGCGCGTGCTGGCGGTCAGGACGGAAGTGCTTGAGTCCCGCATTCCGGCCTTGGAGCAACTGGTAGACGGACACTTCAAAGGCCTGGAAAAATTGCATGATGGTGCCCCAGCAAGCGCCATCGAAGCCATCGCGCGCAGGGAGTCTCTGACGGTGGCCCGGCTCCGTGAAGTGTTCTCCCTTCTGCACCAACCCGACCGCGCGGAGAATGCGCGCCTGTTGAGCGAGGGGCCGGAGGGACTGCAGTACACCATTGAAAAGATTGGCCAATTCCTCGCACTGAAGGGTGTGATCAAAGAGCCACGCAAAGACCAGCCCTGGACCGATGCGCGGTTTGTCCAGCCATGA
- a CDS encoding fibronectin type III domain-containing protein — protein MARRQSVRVISVPPDSMEWLLLALLAPLVVAPVVLLCGFAGCGSFLPEPVSAPSPPTSLIADRTGDRTITLRWTHSDATAKFNIARGESSGSLTPVPALQGVTGTQVDDVNLPEGTTFFYSIAAVDLNGTSDAFTSSEASATTRPAAPTGLVATPALNSIALAWKNESTKATRFTLERPGASYEVAQGGSTTVTHTDAATASGVTYEYSLRSFVNGVNKGVAERVTSSPDVKVTASTLSFKPVYPPTTGTPVPLVTDQAASGFCFVVRIGTDRLANSGSLVRLTIRGGVSGPLVLSAITISHAVPVGEAWDSSALPILLGTNVTVAAATPLVLDPVSFALDKTKPLLVAFDVSPTPGQGNVRFGALVDAQTKTYFKAATQAAQMANRASDFQPSNAVYLIEKIEAA, from the coding sequence ATGGCTCGCCGGCAGTCCGTCCGAGTCATCTCAGTCCCCCCTGATTCCATGGAATGGCTGCTGCTCGCGCTGTTGGCCCCGCTGGTTGTGGCGCCGGTGGTGTTGCTGTGCGGATTCGCGGGCTGCGGATCGTTCCTCCCGGAGCCAGTGTCAGCACCATCCCCTCCGACTTCGCTCATTGCAGACAGGACAGGGGACCGCACCATCACCCTGCGGTGGACTCATAGTGACGCCACTGCGAAATTCAACATTGCGCGAGGAGAGTCATCGGGCAGCCTGACACCGGTGCCTGCGTTGCAAGGCGTCACGGGAACTCAGGTGGATGATGTGAATCTTCCCGAGGGGACCACGTTCTTCTACTCCATCGCGGCCGTGGATCTCAATGGCACTTCCGATGCCTTCACGTCGTCCGAAGCGAGTGCGACGACACGACCAGCAGCCCCTACAGGATTGGTGGCGACACCCGCGTTGAATTCCATTGCGCTCGCCTGGAAGAATGAATCCACCAAGGCCACGCGCTTCACGCTTGAGAGGCCGGGGGCAAGTTATGAAGTGGCCCAAGGTGGCAGCACTACGGTGACTCATACAGATGCCGCCACAGCTTCCGGCGTGACCTATGAGTACAGTCTGCGTTCGTTTGTGAATGGGGTGAACAAGGGAGTGGCTGAGCGTGTGACCTCGTCGCCTGATGTGAAGGTCACAGCGTCCACGTTGAGCTTTAAGCCGGTGTATCCCCCCACCACAGGTACACCGGTGCCGCTTGTCACGGATCAAGCTGCGTCCGGCTTTTGTTTTGTGGTGCGTATTGGAACGGACCGACTGGCGAACAGCGGCTCCCTCGTGAGGTTGACGATACGGGGTGGTGTCTCGGGACCATTGGTGCTTTCCGCCATCACCATCTCGCATGCGGTGCCTGTGGGTGAGGCGTGGGATTCGTCGGCGTTGCCAATCCTGTTGGGGACCAATGTAACAGTAGCTGCCGCAACACCGCTGGTGCTGGATCCGGTCTCCTTCGCATTGGATAAGACCAAGCCCCTGCTCGTGGCTTTCGATGTCTCACCGACGCCGGGCCAGGGTAATGTGCGTTTTGGCGCCCTGGTGGATGCGCAGACGAAGACGTATTTCAAGGCGGCAACGCAGGCGGCGCAGATGGCGAATCGTGCGTCTGACTTCCAACCTTCGAACGCTGTCTATCTCATCGAGAAGATTGAGGCTGCCTGA
- a CDS encoding TlpA disulfide reductase family protein: MANALTGDYEAVLQVSIRQVNGLLATLHQNGDLPLKSPHLPHGVSFLLGDGLSGSGSSAGAAGLGPWIAGQKSWQDSGNFDIYRDHAVKVAAPGVAVRLSDAITAIQESFHDILRQGQLHGRADVQVAAPTISLNLRSHTEVMVHATIRAHYQGTAGTATLPDPIHGDVNITYDVTAGASSQGQPVLKVTPSADDGKVYFTRHPGLSTSAAESDKISTELRKVARGKLEPLDLAIPADFPFAAFKGLGDAIALPMKLSGGVASSAGLASITNEFIGGSEYAIAVSKEHIATLLAPLMDSVKASISSFSVRVRIGFVTGTYHASFTSGPAIEWKAGVIEISGHIALTTGSILPNGYITFRQGVTLELHAPTQSVTLKSVGDPAVDESWFISHSTALGAVKSAMASALSSASGPVNTTFASTRVRFSAGLKSFDDSADAKYDAIEITPDGIIIRGSLSTRYHYAPIVKVQETPDGKSFSAYESWIPGGRIDRFIWTWVKENQIPWAGEVKQQVVQHRFLLTKPADAPTLNRICLKLEGAQLDSNGVEQPIVAGRACQVSDREPILVQPPWWDVVYLPIWWPRPPEFLLEEMIAGYINVLGERAPVGGRGINTLVRFASLEVEEPLRVVQKALQATSGRSHPLSVIWVVPAGTFQRVRGREMEAQMLRQMEGESGVSLQIAEDTEGGWSRTFAAGDRSSTFLLNARGEFVWKQEREGNLDELVHALKEHLTPALRPGFKPLSLSLRRGEAVPDFEFEDQHGGRHALHRYRGREVTLLFWQSWSAPCRKELLRLQRSHAKGSGEEGRPLIIGFHGGPDTKAIQTVPKEWGISFLLAQDAEQRFARALGVRCWPTVVQLGRDGTLRDVTFGLTPELEAESSGESLSAESL; this comes from the coding sequence ATGGCCAACGCACTTACAGGCGACTATGAAGCGGTGCTGCAAGTCAGCATCCGCCAGGTGAATGGATTGCTGGCGACGCTGCATCAGAACGGCGACCTTCCTCTGAAGTCTCCGCATCTGCCGCACGGCGTTTCCTTTCTCTTGGGAGATGGTCTCTCGGGCTCCGGCTCGTCAGCAGGGGCTGCGGGACTTGGGCCGTGGATTGCTGGGCAGAAGTCGTGGCAGGACAGTGGCAACTTCGATATCTACCGGGACCATGCTGTGAAGGTGGCCGCGCCCGGCGTGGCGGTGCGGTTGAGTGATGCCATCACAGCCATCCAGGAGTCATTCCATGACATTCTTCGTCAGGGTCAGCTTCACGGGCGGGCGGATGTGCAGGTAGCGGCTCCAACGATTTCGCTGAATCTGCGTTCGCATACGGAAGTGATGGTGCATGCGACCATCCGTGCCCACTACCAGGGCACAGCTGGCACGGCAACACTGCCGGATCCCATCCATGGTGATGTGAACATTACCTATGATGTCACTGCGGGCGCCTCATCCCAGGGACAACCTGTGTTGAAAGTCACGCCCTCGGCGGATGATGGTAAGGTCTATTTCACCCGTCATCCTGGCCTCAGCACGAGTGCTGCGGAGTCAGACAAGATCTCCACGGAGCTGCGCAAGGTTGCACGCGGGAAGCTGGAGCCGCTGGACTTGGCTATCCCTGCGGACTTTCCCTTCGCTGCATTCAAGGGATTGGGCGACGCGATTGCTCTTCCCATGAAGTTGTCGGGAGGTGTTGCTTCGTCGGCGGGTCTTGCGAGCATCACGAATGAGTTCATCGGTGGTAGCGAGTATGCCATTGCGGTGAGCAAGGAACACATTGCGACGCTGCTCGCTCCCTTGATGGATTCGGTGAAGGCATCCATCAGCAGCTTCAGTGTGCGGGTGAGGATTGGATTTGTGACCGGGACCTATCATGCCAGCTTCACCTCGGGACCTGCGATTGAATGGAAGGCCGGGGTCATTGAGATCTCTGGCCACATCGCGCTGACCACCGGATCGATACTGCCAAATGGATACATCACCTTCAGACAGGGAGTGACGCTGGAACTGCATGCTCCCACACAGTCGGTGACTCTCAAGTCGGTGGGAGACCCTGCGGTGGATGAGTCCTGGTTCATCTCCCACAGCACGGCACTGGGTGCCGTGAAGTCCGCGATGGCAAGCGCGCTCAGTTCCGCATCCGGGCCGGTCAATACTACCTTCGCCAGCACCCGAGTGAGGTTCAGCGCCGGGCTCAAATCGTTCGATGACTCTGCGGATGCGAAGTATGACGCGATAGAGATCACACCCGATGGCATCATCATCCGCGGATCCCTATCCACTCGGTATCACTATGCCCCGATTGTGAAGGTGCAGGAGACTCCGGATGGCAAGAGTTTCAGCGCCTATGAGAGCTGGATACCTGGCGGGAGGATTGACCGTTTCATCTGGACGTGGGTGAAGGAGAACCAGATCCCGTGGGCCGGAGAAGTGAAGCAACAGGTGGTGCAGCATCGCTTCCTGCTGACCAAGCCCGCTGATGCTCCTACGTTGAACCGCATCTGCCTGAAGCTCGAAGGCGCGCAGCTGGACTCCAACGGTGTGGAACAACCTATCGTTGCTGGTAGAGCGTGCCAGGTCAGTGATCGCGAGCCCATTCTGGTGCAGCCGCCATGGTGGGATGTGGTGTACCTGCCCATCTGGTGGCCCAGGCCTCCAGAGTTCTTGCTGGAAGAAATGATTGCGGGGTATATCAACGTGCTCGGTGAACGTGCTCCTGTCGGAGGCAGGGGCATCAATACGCTGGTGAGATTTGCCTCGCTGGAGGTGGAGGAACCGCTGCGCGTCGTTCAGAAGGCATTGCAGGCGACTTCAGGAAGAAGTCATCCGCTGTCCGTCATCTGGGTTGTCCCGGCTGGTACATTTCAGCGGGTGCGCGGCAGGGAGATGGAGGCGCAGATGCTCCGGCAGATGGAGGGTGAGTCTGGTGTATCTCTTCAGATTGCGGAGGATACTGAAGGTGGATGGAGCCGCACCTTTGCCGCGGGGGACAGGTCATCCACATTCCTGCTGAATGCCCGCGGAGAGTTTGTGTGGAAGCAGGAAAGGGAGGGTAATCTCGATGAGTTGGTGCACGCGCTCAAGGAGCACCTGACTCCGGCGTTGAGACCGGGCTTCAAGCCGCTATCACTTTCCCTGCGAAGAGGCGAAGCGGTGCCTGACTTTGAGTTTGAGGATCAGCATGGCGGGCGGCATGCGCTGCATCGCTATCGCGGACGGGAGGTGACGCTTTTGTTCTGGCAGTCGTGGTCTGCGCCTTGTCGGAAGGAATTGCTGAGGCTGCAACGCTCGCACGCGAAGGGAAGTGGTGAGGAAGGTCGACCACTGATCATTGGATTCCATGGCGGGCCGGATACCAAGGCTATTCAGACGGTGCCGAAGGAGTGGGGAATCAGCTTCCTCCTCGCGCAGGATGCTGAGCAGCGCTTCGCCCGGGCATTGGGTGTGCGGTGCTGGCCCACGGTGGTGCAACTCGGTCGTGATGGGACGCTGCGTGATGTCACATTTGGCCTCACTCCTGAGCTGGAAGCGGAGTCTTCCGGGGAATCGTTATCCGCGGAATCATTATGA